The window GGCGATGAAGCCGCGATTTTTGCCGGTGATCTGTTCCGTATGTATTCCAAATATTCCGAACGACGTGGCTGGCGCATGGAAATTATGAGCACCAGCGATGGTGAGCATGGCGGTTATAAAGAAATCATCGTCCGTATGGAAGGTGAGCGTGTGTTTGGTGTGATGAAATTTGAATCGGGCGGTCATCGTGTGCAGCGTGTACCGGAAACCGAATCTCAGGGCCGCGTACACACGTCCGCCTGTACGGTGATGGTGTTACCGGAGATCCCGGAAAAAGAGATCCCGGAAATCAACCCAGCGGATCTGCGTATCGATACCTTCCGTGCCTCGGGTGCCGGTGGTCAGCACATCAATAAAACCGACTCAGCCATTCGTATTACCCACATTCCAACCGGTACCGTGGTTGAGTGTCAGGACGAACGTTCACAGCATAAAAACAAAGCGCGTGCGATGTCCGTGCTGGCGGCGCGTCTGGCGCAGCAGGAAGAAGATAAACGTCGTGCCGAAGCCGATTCCACGCGTCGTAGTATTTTGAGTACCGGTGATCGTTCTGACCGTATTCGTACCTATAACTACCCGCAGGGCCGTGTCAGTGATCATCGTATTAACCTGACACTTTACCGTCTGTCGGAAGTGATGGAAGGCGATCTGGATTGCCTGTTGCAACCACTGTTGCAGGAATACCAAGCCGACCAGTTGGCTGCGTTATCAGACAGTAATTAATCGATAGTTACTAAAAAATAGTCACTAACAGAGAGCAACTCATGCAAATAGCGTCCCTGCGTCAGCAGTTGATCCAGCGTTTTGCCGATAGCGACAGTGCAGCACTGGATGCGGATTGTCTGTTATGTGCGGTATTAAGTTGTACTCGTACTTTTTTGCGTACCTGGCCGGAACAAGCGCTAACGCCGGAACAAGTCGAGCAATTGGAACAAC of the uncultured Tolumonas sp. genome contains:
- the prfA gene encoding peptide chain release factor 1; protein product: MKETVIRKLEGLMERYEEVQALLGEPNVVSDQEKFRALTREYSQLGEVVAGFQQYQQAEADLQAIEEMLAGDDAEMKAMAQDEQADAKQLIERVEAELQVLLLPKDPKDDSNCFLEIRAGAGGDEAAIFAGDLFRMYSKYSERRGWRMEIMSTSDGEHGGYKEIIVRMEGERVFGVMKFESGGHRVQRVPETESQGRVHTSACTVMVLPEIPEKEIPEINPADLRIDTFRASGAGGQHINKTDSAIRITHIPTGTVVECQDERSQHKNKARAMSVLAARLAQQEEDKRRAEADSTRRSILSTGDRSDRIRTYNYPQGRVSDHRINLTLYRLSEVMEGDLDCLLQPLLQEYQADQLAALSDSN